The Engystomops pustulosus chromosome 1, aEngPut4.maternal, whole genome shotgun sequence genome has a window encoding:
- the PRIMPOL gene encoding DNA-directed primase/polymerase protein: MKRKWLEKLKTVEELASQYKRHPISSVYKPKLSRPWLPSSVWRLFPRQVLAFQFAKTCKEDVHVFALETILDDTERRLYLVTTYAEFWFYYMKRPQSLAHCYEVIPADTVCKLYFDLEYYKPTNPDADGKKMVSLVIQFFCKKLEDYYGVKCSADYVLNLDSSTDEKFSRHLIFLLPNTAFKDNIHVGNFIKSALHPLCSLNGPMSPSNVSFCERSSRDFDERCESNGGNAQKASSDNQEIHDLSSLFVKDKNGGIKLFIDLGVYTKNRNFRLYKSSKMGKNVTFQVAEDNIFAVKALKNISEEEQIFLCSLISNIRFTDSLKVLTCSSTDEKRSDQSSLCSAASVITGITMKGYEFSPYPEIDHFILSLLTSKGFNGGIRHWNYFSTQELLVYDTINYRLCENIGRAHRSNNVMLLVDIKREIWYQKCHDPVCRAQNFKSEFHPLPPEVCLPSIFKEVDEECSLTMDEDGIIRNIKQPVPSTEELVISKKMESLSEESKTDTVWGCYIDDASLAEAAEDAELVDAVDLSVEDWSGEETEIPDELLLQAVDAYHTSEGT, encoded by the exons ATGAAGAGAAAATGGCTTGAAAAACTGAAGACGGTTGAGGAGCTGGCATCTCAGTATAAGCGCCATCCAATTAGTTCAGTCTACAAACCCAAACTGTCCAGACCTTGGCTGCCTTCATCAGTCTGGAGATTGTTTCCTCGCCAAGTACTAGCTTTTCAGTTTGCCAAAACCTGTAAGGAG GATGTTCATGTATTTGCGTTAGAAACTATTCTTGATGATACAGAGAGAAGGCTTTATCTGGTGACCACCTATGCAGAGTTCTGGTTTTATTACAT GAAGAGGCCTCAATCCCTAGCTCACTGTTATGAAGTTATCCCCGCCGACACCGTTTGCAAACTATATTTTGATCTGGAGTACTACAAGCCTACAAATCCAGACGCAGATGGCAAGAAAATGGTTTCTCTGGTGATTCAG tttttttgtaaaaagctaGAAGATTACTATGGTGTTAAGTGCTCTGCAGATTATGTTCTAAACCTGGACTCCAGCACCGATGAAAAGTTCAGTCGCCACTTAATATTTTTATTACCTAACACTGCCTTTAAAGATAATATACATGTTG GCAATTTTATCAAGTCTGCTTTACATCCATTATGTTCTCTGAATGGACCTATGTCTCCTTCCAATGTCTCCTTTTGTGAAAGATCCTCAAGAGATTTTGATGAACGTTGTGAAAGCAATGGGGGAAATGCTCAGAAAGCATCCTCTGACAACCAGGAAATCCACGATTTGTCGTCTCTATTTGTGAAAGATAAAAATGGTGGAATAAAACTGTTTATTGATCTAG GTGTTTACACTAAAAACAGAAATTTCCGTCTGTACAAGTCATCGAAAATGGGTAAAAATGTAACTTTTCAAGTGGCAGAGGATAACATCTTTGCAGTgaaggctttaaaaaatatttctgaGGAAGAGCAAATTTTCCTTTGCTCACTTATCAGCAATATTAg ATTTACAGATTCTTTAAAAGTTTTAACGTGTTCAAGTACAGACGAAAAGAGGAGTGACCAATCCAGCCTCTGCTCTGCAGCATCTGTTATCACAG GCATCACGATGAAGGGATACGAGTTTTCACCATATCCAGAAATTGATCACTTTATATTATCATTGTTGACCAGCAAAGGTTTCAATGGAG gTATTCGACATTGGAATTATTTTTCCACCCAGGAATTGCTGGTTTATGATACCATTAACTATCGCTTGTGTGAAAACATAGGCCGAGCTCACAGAAGTAACAACGTCAT GTTACTAGTTGATATAAAGAGAGAAATCTGGTATCAGAAATGCCATGACCCAGTCTGCAGAGCACAAAACTTTAAGTCTGAAT TTCACCCTTTGCCTCCAGAAGTTTGTCTTCCATCTATATTTAAAGAGGTAG ATGAAGAATGCTCTCTTACAATGGATGAAGATGGTATCATTAGGAACATCAAACAACCTGTCCCCTCTACTGAGGAACTTGTCATAAGCAAAAAAATGGAGTCTCTATCAGAAGAAAGCAAAACCGATACAGTCTGGGGATGTTACATTGATGACGCCTCCCTAGCAGAAGCTGCAGAAGATGCCGAACTAGTGGATGCTGTTGATCTAAGTGTGGAAGACTGGAGCGGGGAGGAGACTGAGATACCAGATGAACTTTTATTACAAGCGGTTGATGCATATCACACTTCTGAGGGAACGTAA